ATAAGAGCGATTTTCATTAGTCTGCCTCCACTATTATTTTCCCTGCTACTCCTCTTCCCAAAGCAACCTGATTCCCATGGACGCTGATTAAAATAGGACCTCGCATTATAGCGCTCCTTTTTACAGTTATTAGGTCTCCGGGATGAATACCTAAACAACTTAAGCGTTGCCTTATTCCCCACCCCCCAGAAATACTCATAACTTTTACTTTTTGATTTTCGCTTATTGAATCCAAAGTAATGCTCATATCTTTTTATTCTCTCTCTCCTTCAATATTTTTTTCTTTGCAATTTTCCTTTTTTTACTGCTTACTTCTAGCAATCCTTTTCTTTCTAAACATTCTTGAAAATTTTCTTTCCACTCGGAGCTTTCTGGTAATAAACTAATAAATTCTACAAATTTAAGCAGACAATTTATGGTTTCCGGTGAAATGTCATGCTCTAACTTGCAAGCATCAGTTTGAGCATTTTGTTCATCAACGCCGATAATCTTTAAAAAATCTACCAATAAAGTATGGCGCTCTTTGATCTCCTGGGCTAATTTTTTACCTTTTTTTGTCAATACAATCCCCCCGTATCTTTCGTACAATATATAACTATTTTCTGATAATTTTCTAATCATCCCGGATACACTGGGACGGCTTATCTCTAATCTTTCTGCAATATCTTTTGCTTTAACATATCCTTTTTTATCCTGTAAATTCCATATAGTTTCCAGATAATCTTCCACATTTCGGGTAGTCATTTAGTTTTTGCTTCCCCTTTATAAATATTTTTTATCTTAGGTAAAGCTATTTTATATCCCTACCTTTATTAGGTATCCCTAACTTTTGTTTAATAATATCACCACTTTAGGAAAATTGCAATAGGCAAGACATAAAAGAAAAAGCAGAAGGTTTTAACCTTCTGCTTTTAAGAATCTAAAATAATTAAAGCAAATTTAATTGATATAAAAATCCTTAGTGATTTAACCTCCGGCAATAGAATGGATTACTTGAATATCGTCTCCATCAATAATTGTAGTAGCTTTATATTTTTCCCTGGGAATATATTTACCATTAACTTTCACCATTATTAAAGGAAAGGTATACTTACACTTCTCCAGCAAAAGAGCAACCGTTATATTTTCTTCCCATTTCTTATCTCTTCCGTTTACTTTAATCATAATTTATACTTTCTTAGCAGCTCCGTCACTTCCGGAAAATTTATCTTCAATTTTTGAATATTTTCCAAAGTAGGTACACCATTAGAATCCCATCCTCTTCGCTTATAAACTGCATTGCAAAGTTTCTGATACTGTTCTTCCCGGTAATTTCGAAGAGCCTTTACCTTCTCCTCGGTTGTTTTTTCCTTGATGTCAAAATGAATGATCTCTTGCAATTGTTGGTCGTAAAGTTCTTCTCGAGATTCATATTCTTCCGAGGTAACCGGCCCCATTGCCCGATAAGGAATTCTATCATATTCTCGTGTTCCAAAACCCATCTTCAGATTAAATAACCTCTGTAGGTTATGAACTCTTTCTGATTGTAAAATTAATTCTTCAGGGCTAATAGGTATGCCGGTAATTCCCTCAAAAAGCCAGCAGTAGTTCTCCACGTGTTCAGGAACTTTTGCTGCTTCCATTCCATGATATTTCTGTTTATTATTTTCCGGCTCGATATCATTCCAGGGTAATTTACAGAGACCGACAACAGAAAACCAGGTCCGGAATAAAGGAAAATAATGGAGTGCTTCGGCTTTGTCTTCGAAAGTGGGAATCTGGTTATTAACCTGGTCCATAAAAATAAGCCAGGACTCATCGTGTTGAGGTCCCTTGTTGGCAATTCCATATCCTCCCTGTTGGGCCAAAGATTCTTTGGTGACATATTCAGAAAATTCCATGCCTTTACATTCCATACCGATATCCTGTAAAAATTTTTCATCTGCACCATATTTCGATACTAATATTTTTTTTATCTGTCTGATGCCTAATCCCGCAATTTTACCAAATCCTTTTCCTTCAGACATCTGATGAATTAATTCTAAAACTGCTTTCCTATTTCCAAAGTTAAGTTCTAAACCCCCGGTAATTTCTTTATTAAGAAAATTATTTTCATAACACTCCATAAGAAAGGCTATCGTAGTACTTACTCCGATAGTATCTATCCCATAATTATCACAATAAAAATTGGCTTCCAGGATAAAATCGGGGTCAAAACATCCGCAATTTCCTCCAAATCCGGCAGTTGTTTCATACTCCGGTCCGTCTACTAAAACTTTTTGCCCCTTTAAAGGTCCGGTAGTTAATTCAAATCCATCTACTGCATGAGAACAACGCAGGGCGCACCCCATCCAACAGGAATCACCCGCCTGATTCTGCGTCATGCGCTCGTGCCATATTTTAGCATCAATTTTATTAGCCTCCTGGTGGGAACCAAATTTAAAATTATGGACAGGTAAGCAATTATAATTCTGCATATGATCTAACAAATTAACCGTCCCTATTTCTCGCATTCCATTTTGAATATGATCTAACTCTAATATTTCTTTGGTCAATCTTTTTCCGGCTTTTGCAACAAGTTCGGGGTTAGCTGCCTGGTTGGAACCTGCATTTACTCCGGTATACTTGGTAACAATTGCTAAAATTTTCTTATCTCGGAAAACGCTACCCGTTCCACCGCGACCCGCTTGTTTAATCCGAACTTTCTTGCG
The sequence above is a segment of the Candidatus Atribacteria bacterium genome. Coding sequences within it:
- a CDS encoding ferrous iron transport protein A; the protein is MSITLDSISENQKVKVMSISGGWGIRQRLSCLGIHPGDLITVKRSAIMRGPILISVHGNQVALGRGVAGKIIVEAD
- a CDS encoding HTH domain-containing protein, with amino-acid sequence MTTRNVEDYLETIWNLQDKKGYVKAKDIAERLEISRPSVSGMIRKLSENSYILYERYGGIVLTKKGKKLAQEIKERHTLLVDFLKIIGVDEQNAQTDACKLEHDISPETINCLLKFVEFISLLPESSEWKENFQECLERKGLLEVSSKKRKIAKKKILKERENKKI
- the thiS gene encoding sulfur carrier protein ThiS, with protein sequence MIKVNGRDKKWEENITVALLLEKCKYTFPLIMVKVNGKYIPREKYKATTIIDGDDIQVIHSIAGG
- a CDS encoding aldehyde:ferredoxin oxidoreductase — translated: MFKGSEENQKLLASFDFKPGKVEKGYTDRRLYIDLSENKIEEKSIDPKIKETFTGGRGYGIWYLWDTVSSKTRWNDPENEIIFCTGPICGVTQYSGTGKTHVVTLSPETGTVNDNNVGGYLAPFLKFSGWDLLEIKGKAKEDVVIFIDGNKGKVIIEEVPGMNSDTYLLIEKLTERYAADEKDKRNLSIVSSGRGAEHTNLGILNISWYDVRRKKVRIKQAGRGGTGSVFRDKKILAIVTKYTGVNAGSNQAANPELVAKAGKRLTKEILELDHIQNGMREIGTVNLLDHMQNYNCLPVHNFKFGSHQEANKIDAKIWHERMTQNQAGDSCWMGCALRCSHAVDGFELTTGPLKGQKVLVDGPEYETTAGFGGNCGCFDPDFILEANFYCDNYGIDTIGVSTTIAFLMECYENNFLNKEITGGLELNFGNRKAVLELIHQMSEGKGFGKIAGLGIRQIKKILVSKYGADEKFLQDIGMECKGMEFSEYVTKESLAQQGGYGIANKGPQHDESWLIFMDQVNNQIPTFEDKAEALHYFPLFRTWFSVVGLCKLPWNDIEPENNKQKYHGMEAAKVPEHVENYCWLFEGITGIPISPEELILQSERVHNLQRLFNLKMGFGTREYDRIPYRAMGPVTSEEYESREELYDQQLQEIIHFDIKEKTTEEKVKALRNYREEQYQKLCNAVYKRRGWDSNGVPTLENIQKLKINFPEVTELLRKYKL